ACGCCTCCCACCCGGCCCCAGCTTCATCTCAGGCCTCATCGCGGGAAACAACGACTTTAAATCTTTCCAAAAATGGACCCAACAATACGGCCCGATCGTCAGCGCAAAGATCGGCACCCGAACCTACATCATCCTGGGCACGCGACAGGCAGCGCAAGATCTTCTTGAAAAACGCGGAAATATATACAGCGATCGTCCACCATCGGTGCTGCTAGACAACTATCTGTCTAAGCAAATGGGCGCGGCGTTCATGCCGTATGGTCGTGAATGGAGACTTAATCGCCGGTTGTACTCGTCGCTGTTGAGCTCGAGGGCGGCGGATTCGTATCGATACTTGCAGGATATTCAGAGTAGGATGCTGCTGCATGGGTTTTTGGAGAGTAATGAACTTGAGAAGTTTCATCAGTACACTTCCGATGTTATGTTCACGCTTGTCTATGGGAAGGGGCAGGGGAGGAATGATGACGACCATCGACGGCTGGAGCATATTAACGAGATGGTTGCTTTCGTGCTGCAGGGAACGTCGCTTGGGACGGCGTTGCTGGAGCTCTTTCCCGTTCTGGATCGTCTTCCGCATATCTTCATGAaatggaggaagaaggcggaGCAGCTGCATGAGAAGACTACGGACGTGTATACTGAGTGCTGCAATACGGCTCTTGGGGTGGATTGTTGGAATTGGTGTCATGAAGCGGTGCAGAAGAAGGACGTCGTCATTGAGCTGCCCTGGGAGCATCTATGCTATGCGCTTGGGGATCTCTACGTGGCTGGAGTTCATACCAGCAAGATGGTTATGGAGATCTTCGTTCTGGCTTCTATCCTCTATCCGGACACTGTGAAAAAGGCGCACGAGGAGCTTGACTCTGTTATTGGCTCTGAGCGTCTGCCCGCGTTCGAAGATATGGAGCGTCTCCCATACGTCAATGCCTTCATCCTGGAGCTGCTTCGATGGAAGCCCATCTCCCCTATTGCCGTCCCTCATGCTGTCACTCAGGATGATGAATACATGGGCTACTTCATCCCCAAGGGTGCAACCGTTGTCGCCAACCAGTATGCAATTAACATGGACGAGAGCGCCTTCGAGAATCCTACAGTTTTCAAGCCCGAAAGACATATTGGCAACCCCGATCCTCCCATTTCAGCGTTTGGTTTCGGTCGCAGACGGTGTCCAGGTGAGCGGACAGCACGGTCGACCTTGTTTATTGTCATTTCTCGTGTGCTGTGGGGATACGATATTACTTGTGCTGAGGGTGCTGAACAACCAACTGAAGAATCGAACGCGGGTTCTGTGAAAGCTGACTTTCTTGTGAGAAGCCCTGAGCATCGGAGAGTTATTGAATGGGAGTTTGAGTCGGCTGATAAGGATGAAAAGAGGGTTTTGGGAAGTATTCGGGAAAGTATGCGGGCTAAGATATAGCTTCACGGTATTCTACACTACCTTCCTTATATGTTAATGATATCAGCAGCTAGCGACTTTTACTGAAGATGAGAAGATTATGCCCAATAACATCCCATTCATTTCATTTCAATATTTCAATAAAGTGTTACTCCATTATTTGTATTCTCTGCTTTTCACGTTCACAACCGGAAAACCAAACCAAACTGACCCAACAAGACGATATACATTCAACAACAGCCAGGAAGATAGCAGTCAGCAGGTGTTCCTCCAAAATTGGCAGTCCAGTCCACGCTTAGCAGTTGTTGGTCGGGCAGCTGCCATCACCAGTGATGAACCGGTAAGATCCACCTTGGAAGTCCTCAAGAGGAACGCAGCCACTGGCCGCGTCGAGACTCGGGTGGCAGCCTCTCTGGCAGCCGCACTGGTCGTCCGGGGATGCAATCAAGGTAAAGGTGTTCCAGAGTGGGTCACCATGGAACTTGATGGCCTTTCTGCCGGTCTGACGCATACAACCCGGGTTAGTCAACGAAGCTGCAATGCCGCAGCTGGTGCAGTCGGCGTTGTCACAGAAGGAAGCCCAGCCCTCAGTGTCGCCATTGTTGTTGAGGGTGCCTACGGTGGCATTGGAGGAGTCGATGACCTCGTTCGCAGAGGCGGTTGGGGCGGCGCGGATAAGTttggctgcggctgcgaGGGGGACGATAGTCTTGCTGGTGAAGATTATCTGGGCGAGGTATCTTCGTTAGTATCTGTTGATATCAAAGAGGTGAAATATGGGGATGACAGTCAAGCTTACTTCTTACTTTGAAGTGGCCTTGTTCACTTTACTGTGAGATATTGAAGAGGAGAGATGAGAGATAGAGAGATGaatagagagagagggaggaggggatgGATGAGGAAGGGTAGGAATGAGGGTCTTTATATAGACCAGCTGGTGAGCTCATTCACTGCCAACCCTATGGAGCTGTTTGCAAACAAAGCAGATTAGAATGAAAACTCCTTTAAAGTGTGCCACCAAGCAGTAAATGCTTGTTTATTTCCTATAAACCCCATGGAGCTATCCCAAGCTAAGCCAAATTAAAATAAATATTCCTTTGTGATGTGTCTGGCCAGCGAATTTCCCCCTAACCCACTGCAAGAACCAGCAGAAGCGCAGACCAGCACAACTCTGCAAGCCAATGCCTTTGCCTCTTTATGCTATCCTCCTGTGGAACTTGAAAGTAATTTGCTGACTGCGAGTAGCTCTAGTGGTCTAATTGGGTAATTCGTGCCGCTGTAGGGATTTGTTGGGTCCTCCGGCGACTGAAAGTTTCCTTTTTCAACTCTCTGGAAAATCAATTCAAACTTCGGTATTACCGTGGAAGATTACGAAAAGACAGCTCAACTTCATACGGAGCATGAATGATACTAGACGTGATATTATTAGGTACTGAAGACTGCGCCATGTCCAGACAGTACAATCATACCAAGCCTTGCAAGACAATTGAAGGCTTCCAGATTATGGCCGTCATAATATTCTTTCCCCCCTGCATATACACCCAGGTCCTGGTGAGTATAACAAGTGCTGGAGAAGTAGCGCTTTGAAGCTTCAAAGATTAGGGTATAGTATTGTCGGGCTACTTTGAAATAGGGTACCACTACCGGTATTTTCTGGGTCACCAACCTTCTTCTATCCTCGCAGAGTGATAGAAGTGGATCTAACAAGCAAATGGCAGCTACTTTTGAACGAAATATCGAACCAACGCGAAGATAGAATTGCCACTACCAGCGGAAAGGCTTTCGTCAAGTTGCTTGAGAGAAGCCTTAACGAGATGTTAGTCATGTTTACGCTTTAATGGGAGGATATCGCTGGAGATGAACATAGATGCGCCTGTTGACAATACAGGAATCAAGGTGCCGGCCCCATGCCCGGAGGTCAGTATTGGCCACAACAGCGCGAGCTTCTCGGACCTTGACACAACCATTGAAGATCTCCTTCCATTTTTTCTGATCCGGCGTATTATATCCCGTGTACACATTGGAAGCTAAGGGAATACTCCAATCTGGCTTATTTCCGCGCGCACAAAACATGCATGCACAATAGTGCCACGAGCACACGGTGAAGAAAAATGTATGTAAGAATTCGATCAGGAAAAGTTCGTTTTAACGACCTCGGTCGCGTGAGATACACATCTGCATCTTTGGATAGCTGGTCCATGCGCTCTGCCAGCTGTTGGCCAGGCATCATTGATAATGTCTTGTACACAAGTCATTGTCGGAGAACAAACAATGGGTCAAAGAAGCACTGAACCTGATCCATTCTTGATCAGCATCGGCTTTAGGCAAGCGGGCTAGACCTAGTCAGCCAGAGCCTGCAAGAAGATCAAAACTGCATCCGAAGACCTAGTCATACCGACCCCTGATTCGTAGTTTATGTGCGTTTTTTATACGGATTATGCATTTGATTTGCTAGTCCGTCCAATATTCTGCCCTGATTGGCCGATGTGATTACTCGATGAGATCGAGTCACGGTGAAATTTCAGATTAGATAGCGGAGATAACGGCCATGTGCGATAGCAAAAATCCGGGGACGAATCGAAAACAACGAAAACAACGCCCGATGAAGGCGATAAGACGTTCAGAATGGCAGGCGGTGGTCGTGCACTTGGCTGTAATGGGTTCGTGCTACGGAATGTCCTATCAAAGAGCCTTGACGGAGGACGGGTGACAGCTATGATGTCGTCCGGCAGGGATCCTTTATATCATGGGGGTTTCTCTCATATCGTTGATTTTAACTTTATATATATCGTTTGTCTCATGTCGAGCTGGTTCTCTTGCCATCATCTctattattatctactatgcCCCATTTAAAGGTCAAGCAGCTTTTCAAGAAGCTCGAAGTCGCCAATGAGCCCGGGTTGAGTAATGGACAGTTGATGCTAACGAATAATGACTTGCGGCCAGGTAGGTTTTTCTACTGATAACAGAATAAATAAAAAAGGCAAGAGAAGCTAACACTGCACAGTCGACCCCGAACGACGTCAATGGAAATGGCTCAACTTTGTTGCATTTTGGGTGGCAGATTCATTAAACATTGTGCGTTCCTCATCACGTACAACCTCAGGAAAAGAAACTAATGGAGACTGGTCAATAGAATACATGGATGATTTCATCGTCGATGATCCAAGATGGCTTGTCCTGGTGGCAGTCGTGGATATGTGTCTGGGTGGGATACTTCATTGCGGCCTGTTTCGTATATCTTACAGGTCGGATTGGAGCTGTATACCATATCTCGTTTCCCGTCACGGCTCGAGCGTCCTTTGGAATCTGGGGTTCGTTCTGGCCGGTTCTTAACAGAGTGGTCATGGCTGTGATCTGGTTTGGTGTGCAATCATACATTGGAGGTACGTGGCTATTCTTCCGACAGATGCTCTGGATATTTATGCTAAGATGAACAGGCGAATGCGTGACATTAATGATCAGATCCATCTGGCCCAGCTACGCAACCCTGCGCAACACCCTCCCATCGAGCGCCGGCGTCGACACAATGAATTTTGTCagctttttcctcttctggCTCTGTTCTCTCCCCGCCCTCTGGTTCCCGATCCACAAGATTCGCCATCTGTTCACCATTAAAGCGTACTactcgcctgctgcagcccTCGCCTTCTTTGCCTGGGCTATTGCCCGTGCCAAGGGCCTTGGGCCAATCGTGCACCAACCAAACACCGTTCATGGGAGTACGCTAGCTTGGGCGGTTGTGAAAGCATTGATGAGCTGCTTGGGAAACTTTGCAGCCTTGATCATGAACAACCCTGATTTCTCGAGATTCGCGCGGAAACCGAGAGATGCTCTGTGGTCGCAGCTGCTTACCATTCCCTTGGGTTTTGCTGTCACCTCGTTCATTGGAATTATCGTTTCGTCATCCGCTTCGGTCATTTTCGGTCAGTTGGTTTGGAATCCACTCGACCTGTTGGGAATGTTCTTGGATGGTGCTAGCTCTGCGGAGCGATTTGGGATCTTTGTTATTTCGACAGGGTTTGCTCTCGCTCAGTTGGGAACCAACATCGCTGCGAACTCGGTGTCCGCTGGTACGGACATGACTGCTTTGCTCCCGCGCTATCTCACGATCAGACGTGGTGCGTATATCTGCGCAGCGGTTGGTCTGGCAATGTGTCCGGTATGTTTTCATTCACTCCTCCTATTGCTACCACATAAAACTAACAGAGCTTAGTGGAACCTTCTCTCTTCATCAAACCAATTTACCACCTACCTCTCCGCCTACTccatcttcctctcctccattGCAGGCGTAATGCTCTGCGACTACTACATCATCCGGCGCGGCTACCTCAACATTCACGACCTCTACTCCGCTGAAAAAAGCGGAACATACTACCACTTCTTCGGCTTCTCATGGCATGCCTATGCCTCCTACATTGCCggaatcctcatcaacattGTCGGTTTCGCGGGAGAAGTTGGCCGCGATGTACCGATCGGCGCACAATATATATACAACGTGAATTATTTCTCCGGATTCATTGTCTCGGGCACTGTGTACTTTATCTTGACGAAAATTGTCCCCATTCCGGGGAAGAGTGAGAAGTGGCGTGAGGTGGATATTGACGAGGAAGTTACTTGGGGATGGGATGTTGTGGGTGATGATGTTGAGAAGAGGACTTCGTTGGAGTCTGGACAGAAGAGTCCCAAGATTGACTCTAAAGCATTACCATAGACAGATGAGGCATTGCATCGTATATTAAGTTTATTAATGATTAATGACTTCGAACTATCTTTGCCGGTATTGCCGGAATTGTCTCATAGTGGCATATCCGCTTCTATACTCTAACAACCAACAGACAGCAGCTCAAAATGGCAGCCCCATTCAGCGTACCTGCCCTACAAGGAACCTCACGCAACATCCATATATTTGATGGAGATGGCGATTACTCAGGGGGTATGTGTATACCAAGTCCTGATGCTAGGATATATAACTAGCCAATATATGTGAGCTAATACTTgaaaaggggggggggggggggggtacCAGAGTAATCCTCCCCATATAACTACCACTTTATTTCACGACATGTGTGGATGTGTGGGCATTTCTTGGTGCTCAAGAACATTGAGTTAGAATGGCATCTGCATAGTCTCGGAGAAGACAATGGCTTCGGACAGCGCGTGCCACGAGACAGTGCTGATATGGTTCCTGGGATATATGTCGTGTTGGGTAATGGTATGTGCAAGAACCAAAGTATACCCCTGAGGCCAATGCTGATAGCAATGGATATAGCAACTGAATCAGTGACGGATGAAAAGCGAAAAACCGCTACGGAGGACACATTTACCCCTCAGCACTCAACGCCGCGACTACGGCGAGAATGTACGTTTCCTAAGTCCCAGAAACTGGGTTACTTTCCAACCGATCGGTAGCAAGCGTATTTCCGCAATGTAACCAGAAACAGAGACAGCGTTTGCGCAATGAGCGGCAGACCAGGGCTGCCAGAAAATCCATGGCTTGGTTTAACTCCCACACATACTTACCCACCTTCAGAGCTAGATATGGGAACGAGAAGGGCTTTCCTGGGTTGGATTACGGATACCATGGGTCCTAAGCACATTGGACCGAGTGATCTGTTTCCTGCTCAGAATGACATCCTCATCGAAGACTATGCGTTCCTTTTTCGATTTGTTTTTGGTATCTGTGAGCCCGGATATAAGTACTCCCTCTGGTTCAC
This Aspergillus chevalieri M1 DNA, chromosome 3, nearly complete sequence DNA region includes the following protein-coding sequences:
- a CDS encoding cytochrome P450 (COG:Q;~EggNog:ENOG410PKUU;~InterPro:IPR001128,IPR017972,IPR002401,IPR036396;~PFAM:PF00067;~SECRETED:SignalP(1-23);~go_function: GO:0005506 - iron ion binding [Evidence IEA];~go_function: GO:0016705 - oxidoreductase activity, acting on paired donors, with incorporation or reduction of molecular oxygen [Evidence IEA];~go_function: GO:0020037 - heme binding [Evidence IEA];~go_process: GO:0055114 - oxidation-reduction process [Evidence IEA]), with translation MLSILIATLIALCSWYFLSPKRRLPPGPSFISGLIAGNNDFKSFQKWTQQYGPIVSAKIGTRTYIILGTRQAAQDLLEKRGNIYSDRPPSVLLDNYLSKQMGAAFMPYGREWRLNRRLYSSLLSSRAADSYRYLQDIQSRMLLHGFLESNELEKFHQYTSDVMFTLVYGKGQGRNDDDHRRLEHINEMVAFVLQGTSLGTALLELFPVLDRLPHIFMKWRKKAEQLHEKTTDVYTECCNTALGVDCWNWCHEAVQKKDVVIELPWEHLCYALGDLYVAGVHTSKMVMEIFVLASILYPDTVKKAHEELDSVIGSERLPAFEDMERLPYVNAFILELLRWKPISPIAVPHAVTQDDEYMGYFIPKGATVVANQYAINMDESAFENPTVFKPERHIGNPDPPISAFGFGRRRCPGERTARSTLFIVISRVLWGYDITCAEGAEQPTEESNAGSVKADFLVRSPEHRRVIEWEFESADKDEKRVLGSIRESMRAKI
- a CDS encoding nucleobase cation symporter-1 family protein (COG:F,H;~EggNog:ENOG410PHPC;~InterPro:IPR001248,IPR012681,IPR038271;~PFAM:PF02133;~TransMembrane:13 (o45-64i76-95o101-121i128-154o174-192i204-220o240-259i280-309o329-349i370-388o400-419i439-465o477-497i);~go_component: GO:0016020 - membrane [Evidence IEA];~go_function: GO:0022857 - transmembrane transporter activity [Evidence IEA];~go_process: GO:0055085 - transmembrane transport [Evidence IEA]), which produces MPHLKVKQLFKKLEVANEPGLSNGQLMLTNNDLRPVDPERRQWKWLNFVAFWVADSLNINTWMISSSMIQDGLSWWQSWICVWVGYFIAACFVYLTGRIGAVYHISFPVTARASFGIWGSFWPVLNRVVMAVIWFGVQSYIGGECVTLMIRSIWPSYATLRNTLPSSAGVDTMNFVSFFLFWLCSLPALWFPIHKIRHLFTIKAYYSPAAALAFFAWAIARAKGLGPIVHQPNTVHGSTLAWAVVKALMSCLGNFAALIMNNPDFSRFARKPRDALWSQLLTIPLGFAVTSFIGIIVSSSASVIFGQLVWNPLDLLGMFLDGASSAERFGIFVISTGFALAQLGTNIAANSVSAGTDMTALLPRYLTIRRGAYICAAVGLAMCPWNLLSSSNQFTTYLSAYSIFLSSIAGVMLCDYYIIRRGYLNIHDLYSAEKSGTYYHFFGFSWHAYASYIAGILINIVGFAGEVGRDVPIGAQYIYNVNYFSGFIVSGTVYFILTKIVPIPGKSEKWREVDIDEEVTWGWDVVGDDVEKRTSLESGQKSPKIDSKALP